From Aneurinibacillus sp. REN35, a single genomic window includes:
- a CDS encoding FAD-dependent oxidoreductase: protein MTERNTANGTLPQFPESYWRNSITIHSFPALTEDIQVDVAVIGGGITGVTAAYVLANEGVRVALLDAGTILNGTTGHTTAKITAQHDLLYDELIQHLGVEKAGLYYKANEEALRFIQHTVKENNIDCDFAEEDAYIYTSSDEYLKKLDNEYAAYEKLGIPSEYTSTTSLPYKIRAAIVMKNQAQFHPLAYLTHLVQGIIDAGGTIYENTTAVDIEEGEQTKVITRNGRTVTCNYVLSCSHFPFHDGMGFYFARLHAERSYVLAVKTEKEFPGGMYLSAEEPKRSLRYVTIHGDKFVLIGGENHKTGQGLSTIKYYEALEAFGRQTFGILDIPYRWSAQDLITLDNVPYVGRITSGNSNVFVATGYRKWGMTNGTAAALLLRDLVMEKDSPYSELYSPSRFKADPSLKTFITQNADVAKHLIAGKLEIVHKKPEELGNDEGSVVTVDGKRAGAYRDENGTLHVVDTTCTHMGCELEWNTGERTWDCPCHASRFSFTGDVVEGPAEQPLKKLTIE, encoded by the coding sequence ATGACTGAAAGGAATACAGCAAATGGAACATTGCCTCAATTTCCAGAATCCTATTGGAGAAATTCCATAACAATCCACTCTTTTCCTGCTCTTACTGAGGACATACAAGTCGACGTTGCAGTCATCGGAGGAGGAATCACGGGGGTCACAGCAGCATATGTATTAGCAAACGAAGGAGTACGTGTTGCTCTCTTGGATGCCGGCACCATCCTCAATGGCACGACCGGCCACACGACCGCAAAAATAACAGCACAGCATGATCTACTATATGACGAGTTAATCCAACATCTAGGAGTAGAGAAAGCCGGACTGTATTATAAAGCAAATGAGGAAGCTTTACGATTCATTCAACATACGGTAAAGGAAAATAACATCGATTGCGACTTTGCGGAAGAAGACGCTTATATCTATACCAGCTCTGATGAATACCTCAAAAAGCTGGATAACGAATACGCAGCATATGAAAAGCTCGGTATCCCAAGTGAATATACAAGCACGACCTCGCTCCCTTATAAAATAAGAGCGGCGATTGTGATGAAGAACCAGGCACAATTTCATCCGCTTGCCTATTTAACACATCTCGTACAGGGCATAATCGATGCCGGCGGCACGATCTATGAAAATACTACAGCCGTTGACATAGAAGAAGGCGAGCAAACCAAGGTGATCACAAGAAATGGACGTACCGTTACGTGTAATTATGTGCTCTCCTGTTCCCACTTCCCCTTTCACGACGGAATGGGCTTCTACTTCGCCAGGCTTCATGCCGAGCGTTCTTATGTTCTCGCAGTCAAAACAGAAAAGGAATTCCCAGGCGGTATGTATTTAAGCGCGGAAGAGCCGAAGCGATCTCTTCGCTATGTAACCATACACGGCGATAAATTTGTTCTAATCGGAGGTGAAAATCATAAAACCGGACAGGGTCTCAGCACTATCAAATACTATGAAGCACTTGAAGCCTTCGGCCGCCAGACATTCGGCATTCTCGATATTCCTTATCGCTGGTCGGCACAAGATCTAATCACGCTCGACAACGTACCATACGTCGGACGTATTACTTCCGGTAATTCGAATGTTTTTGTCGCAACTGGCTATCGCAAATGGGGCATGACCAACGGAACGGCTGCCGCTCTGCTATTGCGCGATCTCGTTATGGAAAAAGACAGTCCATACAGCGAACTCTATTCTCCTTCAAGATTCAAGGCCGATCCAAGCTTAAAAACTTTCATTACGCAAAATGCTGATGTCGCCAAGCATTTGATTGCAGGCAAGCTGGAGATTGTTCATAAAAAACCGGAAGAACTCGGAAATGATGAAGGCTCCGTCGTTACGGTAGATGGAAAACGCGCAGGCGCCTACCGAGACGAAAACGGTACACTTCATGTCGTCGATACGACATGCACCCATATGGGCTGTGAGCTTGAATGGAATACCGGTGAGCGCACATGGGATTGTCCCTGCCATGCCTCCCGTTTTTCCTTTACAGGTGACGTAGTTGAGGGACCTGCAGAGCAGCCATTAAAAAAGCTTACTATCGAATAA
- a CDS encoding helix-turn-helix transcriptional regulator: MYDLYESIVRKSITYMEEHLVKDVTAEEVARHCAVSKWHFYRIFQKITGMGVAEYLRNRRLTYAAQDLVNTDWRIIDIAVTYRFSTQESFTRAFKKMFAMTPHQYRQYFSEFYIVEEDVPMKMPKGWIASGSHPAEYEMGTDQNTVHSGKAAGYIASTATTSHHGFGTMMQMFNAQAYRGKRLRLSAFLKTEEVSNWAALWMRIDGANGDMLGFDNMEQRPLTGTSEWNQYAIILDIPQESTAIAFGILLSGSGEVWIDTIRFDEVDENVPTTDMLAGDGNRLPDEPLNLHFED; this comes from the coding sequence GTGTATGATCTGTATGAGAGTATCGTACGAAAATCCATCACATACATGGAAGAACATCTGGTAAAGGATGTGACTGCTGAAGAAGTCGCCCGGCACTGTGCCGTCTCTAAATGGCACTTCTATCGCATCTTCCAGAAGATTACCGGCATGGGCGTAGCAGAATACCTGCGTAACCGCCGGCTTACCTATGCAGCACAGGACCTGGTCAATACGGATTGGCGCATTATTGATATTGCGGTTACATACCGCTTCTCCACGCAGGAGTCGTTTACCCGCGCCTTCAAAAAAATGTTTGCCATGACACCACATCAATATCGACAATACTTTAGTGAATTTTATATCGTTGAGGAGGACGTACCAATGAAGATGCCAAAAGGCTGGATTGCAAGCGGTAGCCACCCCGCGGAATATGAAATGGGAACAGACCAAAACACCGTTCACAGCGGAAAAGCGGCCGGTTATATTGCATCCACAGCTACAACGTCCCACCATGGATTTGGCACGATGATGCAAATGTTCAACGCGCAGGCATATCGCGGCAAGCGCCTCCGTTTATCCGCTTTTCTAAAAACAGAAGAGGTAAGCAATTGGGCGGCCCTCTGGATGCGCATCGACGGAGCAAACGGTGACATGCTGGGATTTGATAACATGGAGCAGCGCCCGCTTACGGGTACTTCTGAGTGGAATCAATACGCTATCATACTTGATATTCCCCAGGAGAGCACCGCCATTGCCTTTGGCATCCTGTTATCAGGAAGTGGTGAGGTGTGGATAGATACAATTCGCTTCGATGAAGTCGATGAAAACGTGCCAACTACTGATATGCTGGCCGGCGATGGTAACAGACTCCCTGATGAACCGCTAAATTTACATTTTGAAGATTAA
- the fabF gene encoding beta-ketoacyl-ACP synthase II — protein sequence MKRVVITGMGAITPMGNSVKETWEAAVNGRSGIGFLTRFDCTNIPAKTAAEVKNFDLSAYLKVNKRHRMDRFAQYAVAASIMAVNDAELSIGEHISPERVGVWFGTAIGGIESFEESYRSLQEGGYKNLYPFATTTVICNMASSQVSIALGARGINTCTVLSCASGANAIGDSYRAIQRGEVDIMVAGGSEASLTPLGIGAFCAMGAISSNPDPNTACRPFDKQRDGLVMGEGAGALILESLDSARKRGARIYGEIVGYATVGDAYHITSPAPGGEGSVRAMELALQQSGFDRTDIDYINAHGTSTVYNDAFETEAIKAFLKDHAYHIPISSTKSMTGHMMGAAGAIEAIFSLLTIYSGIIPPTINYTEADPACDLDYVPNEAREQKVRTALSNALGFGGHNTSLIFTAVD from the coding sequence ATGAAGCGAGTGGTAATTACAGGCATGGGCGCAATTACACCCATGGGCAATTCAGTAAAAGAAACATGGGAGGCCGCTGTAAACGGACGATCAGGCATCGGTTTTCTCACACGATTTGACTGTACAAACATCCCCGCAAAGACTGCGGCCGAGGTGAAGAACTTTGACCTTTCTGCCTATCTAAAGGTCAATAAGAGACACCGTATGGATCGATTCGCACAATATGCGGTGGCCGCATCCATTATGGCCGTAAATGACGCAGAACTCTCTATTGGGGAACATATCTCTCCTGAGCGGGTGGGTGTCTGGTTCGGCACGGCCATCGGAGGCATTGAAAGCTTCGAAGAGAGCTATCGGAGTCTGCAGGAAGGCGGATATAAAAATCTGTACCCGTTCGCCACGACCACCGTTATATGCAATATGGCTTCTAGCCAGGTTTCAATTGCACTCGGCGCCCGAGGAATTAACACATGCACTGTCCTATCGTGTGCCTCAGGAGCCAATGCCATCGGTGATTCCTACCGTGCCATTCAGCGCGGAGAAGTTGATATTATGGTCGCGGGCGGCTCTGAAGCCTCTCTCACTCCGCTTGGCATTGGTGCATTTTGTGCCATGGGTGCCATCTCGTCTAATCCTGATCCCAACACAGCCTGCCGTCCATTTGATAAGCAGCGGGACGGGCTTGTTATGGGGGAAGGAGCCGGTGCGCTGATTCTTGAGTCGCTAGATTCTGCCCGCAAGCGAGGCGCTCGCATATATGGAGAGATTGTCGGATATGCCACCGTAGGCGATGCTTATCATATTACGAGCCCCGCACCAGGAGGGGAAGGAAGTGTTCGGGCAATGGAGCTGGCCCTTCAACAATCGGGCTTTGATCGAACTGACATTGACTACATCAATGCGCACGGTACCAGTACAGTATATAACGATGCCTTCGAAACAGAAGCAATCAAAGCATTCCTCAAAGACCATGCCTATCACATCCCAATTAGCTCTACCAAATCAATGACAGGGCATATGATGGGCGCTGCCGGCGCAATCGAAGCAATCTTCTCTCTTCTAACCATTTATTCCGGGATCATCCCTCCAACTATCAACTATACCGAAGCTGATCCGGCGTGTGATCTGGACTACGTTCCCAATGAGGCCAGAGAACAAAAAGTGCGTACCGCTCTTAGCAATGCACTGGGCTTCGGCGGACACAATACATCGCTGATTTTTACAGCAGTTGATTGA
- a CDS encoding NADH-dependent flavin oxidoreductase codes for MNVKYQPLFEPFTFRSGVQLKNRVVMAPLTNYSSNEDGTVSDAEIDYYIRRTKGVGMAITACVYVTPNGKGFPGEFGADSDEMLPSLRRLASTLKAQGTKAILQIFHGGRLCPPELVPNGETVSASAVVAEAQGAPMPRALKDSEIEDIIYAFGETTRRAIEAGFDGVELHGANGYLLQQFFSPHSNRRTDRWGGSLEKRMVFPLSVVDEVKRIVAEHATQPFLVGYRFSPEEAETPGITMADTLALVDALADKQLDYLHISTLDFWSPPRRGVESTRSRTEIIQERVGHLVPIIGVGSIKTPDDALQVMQTGVPLFALGREIIIEPDWVQKIEQGRETDILTTVTKNDQERLVIPDPLWHAIMSRPGWFPVVENV; via the coding sequence ATGAATGTGAAGTATCAGCCTTTATTTGAGCCATTTACTTTCCGAAGCGGTGTTCAGCTAAAAAACCGGGTGGTTATGGCACCCTTAACAAACTATTCTTCAAATGAAGACGGCACGGTTTCTGATGCAGAAATAGATTATTATATCCGCCGCACCAAGGGAGTCGGAATGGCGATTACAGCCTGCGTATACGTGACGCCAAACGGCAAGGGATTCCCAGGTGAGTTCGGTGCCGACAGCGACGAGATGCTTCCCAGCCTGCGTCGCCTCGCCTCCACGTTGAAGGCTCAAGGTACAAAAGCCATTCTGCAAATCTTTCACGGTGGAAGATTATGTCCCCCTGAGCTTGTACCAAATGGGGAAACGGTAAGCGCAAGTGCGGTCGTAGCGGAAGCACAGGGAGCACCGATGCCCCGAGCATTAAAGGATTCAGAGATTGAGGACATCATCTACGCCTTTGGCGAGACCACACGCCGTGCCATTGAGGCAGGTTTTGATGGTGTAGAACTGCATGGTGCCAACGGCTATCTGCTCCAGCAGTTCTTCTCCCCTCATTCTAATCGCCGAACCGATCGCTGGGGCGGCAGCTTAGAGAAGCGTATGGTATTTCCACTCAGCGTAGTAGACGAGGTTAAAAGGATAGTGGCGGAGCATGCGACGCAGCCATTCCTTGTTGGTTATCGCTTTTCACCGGAAGAAGCGGAAACACCGGGTATCACCATGGCCGATACATTGGCGCTGGTTGATGCGCTTGCAGATAAGCAGCTTGATTACCTGCATATATCTACGCTTGACTTTTGGTCTCCTCCACGCCGGGGAGTAGAGAGTACACGCTCACGCACCGAGATCATTCAGGAGCGTGTCGGTCACCTTGTGCCCATCATCGGTGTCGGTTCCATCAAAACACCGGACGACGCCTTACAGGTAATGCAAACCGGCGTCCCATTATTTGCCCTTGGACGGGAAATCATTATTGAACCTGACTGGGTACAAAAGATTGAGCAGGGACGAGAGACAGACATCCTAACCACAGTGACAAAAAATGATCAAGAACGCTTAGTCATTCCAGATCCGCTCTGGCATGCGATCATGAGCCGACCAGGCTGGTTCCCTGTAGTCGAGAACGTATAA
- a CDS encoding S-layer homology domain-containing protein, protein MSKKIYRQCHKVLSATVVFSMLFGPGYVMAAPAVNHEKQTQENTASSSFVDLHQVSNWAEDAVLKMKEQGIMVGDPTGHFRPLDKMTRQEVASTIASVLHLEKQKGSLSSFRDVSDADWAKDAIEAVKTAGIMRGDEKGNFRPHALITREELAVLVVNAIKADTKGKGDNLPFADKSQVSPWAKAAVQVALEQGLLHGDGKNFNPRKSVQRQEAASVLSRLIDRMASSSHHAVIDAIKGDTVTINGSAYRVAESLKGLLNEENAASLQKANIDFASANQIITKITYLELVAGGKPAKTGEKEFSGNLVLHGNGMIVDGDLVVASDYITVSNLTVLNNFTIKKMLQHDFYAKKLTVKGMTSIEGGDENTVEFEDSQLQFVDVTKQGVHVVSSGSTTIHNLDVRTNATIEADPTAKIQQMTINDGAQTVNVQGTVQQVVVASASPITVVGSADIASMIVNGSGSVALNNSGSVGQLQVNNPQSQVTAGASSKVESVILANGVPASAISGVTTSSSVSQSSSGGSSSGGSSGGNTAPKLIKTFVDPQLVLLANGNYTIDLSQYLKDDEQPTLKFGAASQSNNIAKVSVTGNILTIMPQGKGTSKITVVADDQVGKKTTASFNLSVNDSIPDQSVQLGSSNPVLNLNSLFVNTANDPLRYTAIIDNTNIATLSLLDSTLTLHPLQVGMATVTVTASNAGSSITQAFKLNISAPLNTKPSVSTIPSQILQVGGSVQQLDISSYLHDEDHDPLTLTADTTDHSIATVTVSGDTLTLTPIGVGQTEVALTVSDGRGGTATASIPVEVKAAPVGQNQVPAVISSIYEQVLTAGVTNARTFDLTQLFEDLDGDALTFTAVPQTSGIVTASVSGALLTLTPDSTAGSTKVQITADDGKGGTATYDLTVRNAPLAPNGQVEIRTKQGVKDSIAYDLSSIFQNQTTFQIYEGTPDSTFTGPAILNGKTWTGNGNTSLLVWVIGANGSAVVLHVTVNPQGPEDLYFSQYMDMDNGRTAIQLFYNPVGDTSQKVSGYELEVHQYNLKNGQKTSYTRALFEYWKGMPYLFIDRIFYDLFDIAPVTYFNDELVIYDPGNTVTTGFVLKKNGVMIDVLGDPTSQSKFMPNGGTIIRKSGIHAGSSSFNLHGEWNSFPVGTLQYLGVHTP, encoded by the coding sequence ATGAGCAAAAAAATATATAGACAGTGTCATAAAGTTTTATCCGCTACAGTTGTTTTTTCTATGCTGTTTGGACCTGGTTATGTTATGGCAGCTCCTGCTGTAAATCATGAAAAACAAACACAGGAAAATACAGCATCCAGCTCCTTTGTGGATCTTCATCAAGTGAGTAACTGGGCCGAGGATGCTGTATTGAAAATGAAAGAACAAGGGATTATGGTCGGAGATCCAACGGGTCATTTTCGACCACTCGATAAGATGACACGTCAGGAAGTCGCTTCAACGATAGCAAGTGTATTACATCTGGAGAAACAAAAAGGCAGTCTCTCTTCTTTTCGAGATGTTTCAGATGCTGACTGGGCTAAGGATGCGATTGAAGCGGTAAAAACAGCCGGGATTATGCGCGGGGATGAAAAAGGAAACTTTCGCCCGCATGCATTGATAACCCGGGAAGAACTCGCCGTGTTAGTAGTCAATGCCATCAAAGCAGATACAAAAGGAAAAGGAGACAATCTCCCCTTTGCGGATAAAAGTCAGGTGAGTCCCTGGGCGAAAGCGGCTGTTCAAGTCGCGCTGGAACAGGGCTTGCTTCATGGAGACGGAAAGAACTTCAATCCTAGGAAATCTGTACAACGGCAGGAAGCGGCTTCTGTTTTATCTAGGTTGATAGATCGAATGGCATCTTCCTCTCATCATGCCGTAATTGATGCCATTAAGGGAGATACCGTTACGATTAACGGTTCTGCATACCGTGTAGCTGAAAGCTTAAAAGGATTACTAAATGAAGAAAATGCGGCATCTCTCCAGAAAGCAAATATTGACTTTGCATCTGCTAATCAAATAATCACAAAAATCACGTATCTAGAGCTTGTAGCGGGTGGAAAGCCAGCGAAGACAGGTGAAAAAGAATTTAGTGGCAACCTAGTGCTGCATGGAAATGGGATGATAGTAGATGGCGACCTAGTCGTTGCAAGTGATTATATTACAGTATCGAATCTGACCGTTTTGAACAATTTTACGATTAAGAAGATGCTTCAGCACGATTTTTACGCTAAGAAATTAACAGTGAAAGGCATGACAAGTATCGAAGGCGGGGATGAAAATACGGTTGAGTTTGAGGATTCACAGTTGCAATTCGTTGATGTTACTAAACAGGGCGTACATGTTGTTTCTTCAGGCAGTACAACGATACATAATCTGGATGTAAGAACGAATGCAACGATTGAAGCAGACCCGACAGCGAAGATACAACAAATGACGATTAATGATGGTGCACAAACAGTGAACGTGCAGGGAACTGTTCAGCAGGTTGTTGTAGCGAGCGCAAGTCCGATAACAGTGGTTGGTAGTGCAGATATTGCTAGTATGATAGTGAATGGTTCTGGATCAGTGGCGCTAAATAATTCTGGTTCGGTAGGACAACTTCAAGTTAATAACCCACAGTCCCAGGTAACAGCAGGAGCATCAAGCAAAGTTGAGAGCGTGATACTTGCCAATGGTGTACCTGCATCAGCGATTAGTGGGGTAACTACGTCATCATCTGTCTCACAAAGTTCATCAGGAGGCAGTTCATCTGGCGGTTCTAGTGGGGGGAACACAGCGCCAAAGTTAATTAAGACTTTTGTTGATCCTCAACTCGTTTTACTTGCTAATGGAAATTATACTATAGATTTATCTCAGTATCTGAAGGATGATGAGCAACCTACCTTGAAATTTGGGGCTGCTTCCCAGAGTAATAATATTGCTAAGGTGTCGGTTACAGGAAATATCCTTACTATTATGCCGCAAGGGAAAGGAACATCGAAAATTACGGTTGTTGCCGACGATCAAGTTGGAAAGAAAACGACAGCTTCATTCAACCTGTCCGTTAATGATTCTATTCCTGATCAGTCTGTACAGTTAGGATCAAGTAACCCCGTTCTTAACCTTAACTCTTTGTTTGTAAATACGGCGAATGATCCTTTGAGATATACAGCAATTATCGATAACACTAATATTGCTACATTAAGTTTGTTAGACAGTACATTAACTCTACATCCTCTGCAGGTGGGCATGGCGACAGTAACCGTTACAGCATCTAATGCTGGTAGTAGTATTACGCAAGCATTCAAATTGAATATAAGCGCTCCACTGAATACTAAACCTTCTGTTAGTACTATTCCTTCACAAATCCTTCAGGTGGGAGGAAGTGTACAACAACTGGATATATCTAGTTACTTACATGATGAAGATCATGACCCACTAACGTTGACAGCAGACACAACGGATCATAGTATTGCAACGGTAACGGTGAGCGGAGACACACTGACATTAACCCCGATTGGTGTAGGCCAAACAGAAGTAGCCTTGACGGTGAGCGATGGTAGAGGAGGCACAGCAACAGCATCCATTCCGGTAGAAGTTAAAGCGGCTCCAGTGGGACAAAACCAAGTCCCAGCAGTCATTAGCTCGATCTACGAACAAGTACTGACTGCTGGAGTAACCAATGCCCGGACGTTCGACCTGACTCAACTGTTTGAAGATCTGGACGGCGATGCGCTGACCTTTACTGCTGTTCCACAAACATCTGGCATTGTCACTGCATCGGTTTCTGGAGCTCTCCTTACTCTGACACCAGATTCGACTGCGGGCAGTACGAAGGTACAGATTACCGCAGACGACGGCAAAGGAGGCACGGCAACCTATGATCTTACCGTACGCAACGCGCCGCTTGCTCCGAACGGACAGGTGGAGATTCGAACAAAGCAAGGTGTAAAAGATAGTATCGCATACGACCTTTCGAGCATATTTCAGAACCAAACCACGTTCCAAATATACGAAGGCACCCCTGACTCGACCTTTACCGGGCCGGCGATTTTAAATGGAAAAACATGGACGGGGAACGGTAATACCTCGCTATTAGTGTGGGTGATCGGTGCAAACGGTTCGGCAGTCGTGCTGCACGTCACAGTTAATCCGCAAGGGCCTGAGGACTTGTACTTCTCGCAATATATGGACATGGACAATGGACGCACGGCGATTCAACTGTTCTACAATCCTGTCGGTGACACCTCGCAGAAAGTGTCTGGCTACGAGTTGGAAGTCCATCAATACAACCTTAAGAACGGACAGAAAACCTCCTATACTCGAGCGTTGTTCGAGTACTGGAAGGGTATGCCGTATCTCTTCATTGATCGGATATTCTACGATCTGTTCGACATTGCCCCTGTCACGTACTTCAATGACGAACTGGTGATATACGATCCGGGGAATACAGTCACCACAGGCTTTGTTCTGAAGAAAAACGGAGTCATGATCGACGTGCTTGGCGATCCAACCTCACAAAGTAAATTTATGCCAAACGGTGGAACGATCATCCGTAAGTCCGGCATTCATGCTGGTTCAAGCTCGTTCAACCTGCACGGGGAATGGAATAGCTTCCCGGTTGGCACGCTCCAGTACCTTGGAGTACATACTCCGTAA